One Kineococcus aurantiacus genomic window carries:
- a CDS encoding ABC transporter permease, whose translation MSTAAVSKSTSSTAAAIGRLDWRRYVIYIGFAVVFAFFAVLLRDDGFLSPTNLLNIFRQTATITVIAVGMTFVIACAQIDLSVGSVAGLSSVCAAMAIAHHGLVAGVVAGLLVGLVIGSLNGALVSLLGIPSFLVTLGMLGVAAGLAQWITASAPQPILDDTFNLLFGGGNFGPVPGLLLWSLVFVVVGAVVLAKTRFGRQVLATGGNRTAAQFTGVNTRRITFTVMLLSGLVASVAGMLYAGRLESGRFQWGAGDELSAIAAVILGGTSLFGGAGSVVGTLMGALLIGLINNGLILAGLDSSQQQVVRGVIIILAVALARKK comes from the coding sequence ATGAGCACCGCCGCAGTCAGCAAGAGCACCTCGTCGACCGCCGCCGCGATCGGCCGACTCGACTGGCGCCGCTACGTCATCTACATCGGCTTCGCGGTCGTCTTCGCCTTCTTCGCCGTCCTCCTGCGCGACGACGGCTTCCTGTCGCCGACCAACCTGCTGAACATCTTCCGGCAGACCGCCACCATCACCGTCATCGCGGTCGGCATGACCTTCGTCATCGCCTGCGCCCAGATCGACCTCAGCGTGGGGTCGGTGGCGGGCCTGTCGTCGGTGTGCGCCGCCATGGCCATCGCCCACCACGGCCTGGTGGCCGGTGTCGTCGCCGGCCTGCTGGTGGGGCTCGTCATCGGCTCCCTCAACGGTGCCCTGGTCAGCCTGCTGGGCATCCCCTCGTTCCTCGTGACCCTGGGCATGCTCGGGGTGGCCGCCGGCCTGGCGCAGTGGATCACCGCCTCCGCGCCCCAGCCCATCCTCGACGACACCTTCAACCTGCTGTTCGGCGGCGGGAACTTCGGCCCCGTCCCCGGGCTGCTGCTGTGGAGCCTCGTGTTCGTCGTCGTCGGGGCGGTCGTGCTGGCCAAGACGCGGTTCGGCCGCCAGGTGCTGGCCACCGGCGGCAACCGGACCGCCGCGCAGTTCACGGGCGTGAACACCAGGCGCATCACCTTCACCGTGATGCTCCTGTCGGGCCTGGTCGCCTCGGTGGCCGGGATGCTCTACGCCGGGCGCCTGGAGTCCGGCCGGTTCCAGTGGGGCGCCGGTGACGAGCTGTCCGCCATCGCCGCGGTGATCCTCGGCGGCACCAGCCTCTTCGGCGGCGCCGGCTCCGTCGTCGGCACCCTCATGGGCGCCCTGCTCATCGGGCTGATCAACAACGGCCTCATCCTGGCCGGTCTGGACTCCAGCCAGCAGCAGGTCGTCCGCGGCGTGATCATCATCCTCGCCGTCGCCCTGGCCCGCAAGAAGTGA
- a CDS encoding TIM barrel protein — MRLAYHTITWGGVVGHATGVTSVKDLFYRTNGSMAEAVRDIGAAGYEGTEMFDGNLLDFADEPGTLKGLLDEAGLELVSVYTGANFVYADVLPDELHRVRRAAELAATFGAGRLVVGGGATRSAGIPGEDYDRLGETLDRVTAIAEEHGLEASYHPHLSTIVESPEQLDRLMSRTRIGFCPDTAHLAAGGGDPAALIRRYPDRIRHVHLKDFRPEPFAFLPLGEGTLDLPDIVAAVRESGYDSWLVVELDEYAGHPAEAARTSKAYLDRLLATGR; from the coding sequence GTGCGACTCGCGTACCACACCATCACCTGGGGCGGCGTCGTCGGTCACGCCACCGGCGTCACCAGCGTCAAGGACCTCTTCTACCGCACCAACGGCTCCATGGCCGAGGCCGTGCGCGACATCGGCGCCGCCGGCTACGAGGGCACCGAGATGTTCGACGGGAACCTCCTCGACTTCGCCGACGAACCCGGCACCCTGAAGGGTCTGCTCGACGAGGCCGGCCTGGAACTGGTCAGCGTCTACACCGGGGCGAACTTCGTCTACGCCGACGTCCTGCCCGACGAGCTGCACCGCGTCCGGCGGGCCGCGGAACTGGCCGCCACCTTCGGCGCCGGCCGGCTGGTCGTCGGCGGGGGCGCCACCCGCAGCGCCGGCATCCCCGGGGAGGACTACGACCGCCTCGGCGAGACCCTGGACCGGGTCACCGCGATCGCCGAGGAGCACGGCCTGGAGGCCAGCTACCACCCGCACCTGTCCACCATCGTCGAGTCCCCCGAGCAGCTGGACCGCCTGATGAGCCGGACCCGGATCGGTTTCTGCCCCGACACCGCGCACCTCGCCGCGGGCGGCGGCGACCCCGCCGCCCTCATCCGCCGCTACCCCGACCGGATCCGGCACGTCCACCTGAAGGACTTCCGCCCCGAACCCTTCGCCTTCCTCCCGCTGGGCGAAGGCACCCTCGACCTGCCCGACATCGTCGCGGCCGTGCGCGAGTCCGGCTACGACAGCTGGCTCGTGGTCGAGCTGGACGAGTACGCCGGGCACCCCGCCGAGGCCGCCCGGACCAGCAAGGCGTACCTGGACCGGCTGCTGGCCACCGGCCGCTGA